One part of the Candidatus Baltobacteraceae bacterium genome encodes these proteins:
- a CDS encoding PDZ domain-containing protein, translated as MSVSSWRAILLAFCCCAAVLNAITLVTDSIQSSSALGFQVSRTADPAVVRVDAVDPGGAAQASGVRAGDLINVRDLAPAERLRLLVGVYPHEKIAFAVVRGGARVPIDFVAGGPPPWRWDTILWSFSSFWMLAFAAFIAWRRADSVQARVLSALLTSYVTSSALLPGTRLSPSPLADAVTMAIGWALNWAWVPLLATYASLAAQPMSSLRRALTALAYASAGVLAIFGIVRLVTLWNGSLPWVAQGVGPEWNMTYGAIPYALAVGCAWVALAAARGEERSRITWVIAPLMIFYITEMMLYLVPAILPTEQHGDALIAAYGFANLGSVLAPVGMTYALLNRRVLDIGFALNRVAIFSGVSIVVVGAFMLFEWAIGAWLQQQSHTTSLVVGAVVALLLGFSIKFVHDRVEHVLDRVFFRKRHEDEEAIRRFAREAAFVTDPALLVNRTIDVLERHADASFARVALGNGNATYAGVSENDPAIVALRTWHRKLDLHGIGTQFEGEFAYPMVSRGRLVGALLLGPKRSQESYAPDESDAIEDLAHHVGGVLDVLGHSAPSGDDPVLAELKAMRRAIADGFSSLRSELERS; from the coding sequence ATGTCCGTGTCGTCTTGGCGCGCGATACTTTTGGCGTTTTGCTGTTGCGCGGCCGTCCTGAACGCGATCACCCTGGTTACCGACAGCATTCAGTCATCGTCGGCGCTGGGCTTCCAAGTCTCACGCACCGCCGACCCTGCAGTCGTTCGGGTAGACGCGGTGGATCCGGGGGGAGCCGCGCAAGCAAGCGGCGTGCGCGCCGGCGATCTGATTAACGTACGCGACCTCGCGCCCGCCGAACGCTTACGCCTGCTCGTCGGCGTCTATCCCCACGAGAAGATCGCGTTCGCCGTAGTGCGCGGCGGTGCGAGAGTGCCGATCGACTTTGTTGCGGGCGGTCCGCCGCCTTGGCGCTGGGACACGATACTGTGGTCGTTCTCTTCGTTCTGGATGCTGGCGTTTGCCGCGTTTATTGCCTGGCGTCGCGCCGATTCAGTGCAAGCGCGCGTGCTCAGCGCGCTGCTGACCAGCTACGTCACTTCAAGCGCGTTGCTTCCCGGCACTCGGCTGAGTCCTTCACCGCTCGCCGACGCCGTCACGATGGCGATTGGATGGGCTTTGAATTGGGCGTGGGTACCGTTGTTGGCGACGTACGCGTCTCTGGCCGCGCAACCGATGTCGTCGTTGCGACGCGCATTGACGGCGCTAGCCTATGCTTCGGCGGGCGTCCTCGCGATTTTCGGAATCGTGCGACTCGTCACGTTATGGAACGGATCGCTGCCCTGGGTCGCGCAAGGGGTCGGTCCGGAGTGGAACATGACCTACGGTGCGATTCCGTACGCTTTGGCGGTTGGATGCGCGTGGGTGGCGCTAGCGGCGGCACGCGGAGAGGAGCGAAGCCGCATCACCTGGGTGATAGCGCCGCTCATGATCTTTTACATCACCGAAATGATGCTGTACCTCGTGCCGGCAATCTTGCCCACCGAACAGCATGGCGATGCGCTCATTGCGGCCTACGGGTTTGCCAACTTAGGCTCGGTTTTAGCGCCGGTCGGTATGACGTACGCGCTACTCAACCGGCGCGTTCTCGACATCGGCTTCGCGCTCAACCGCGTGGCCATCTTTTCGGGCGTATCGATCGTCGTCGTCGGCGCGTTCATGCTGTTCGAATGGGCGATCGGAGCGTGGTTGCAACAACAGAGCCACACGACCAGTCTCGTCGTTGGGGCTGTCGTAGCGCTGCTGCTCGGGTTTTCCATCAAGTTCGTGCACGATCGCGTCGAGCACGTCCTCGATCGCGTGTTTTTTAGGAAGCGGCACGAGGACGAAGAAGCCATTCGCCGTTTCGCGCGCGAGGCTGCGTTCGTGACCGACCCTGCCTTATTGGTGAACCGTACCATAGACGTGTTGGAACGCCATGCCGACGCTTCGTTCGCGAGGGTTGCACTTGGTAACGGGAATGCAACGTACGCAGGAGTGAGCGAGAACGATCCGGCGATCGTCGCGCTTCGCACGTGGCATCGCAAGCTCGATCTGCACGGGATTGGCACGCAGTTCGAGGGCGAGTTCGCCTATCCGATGGTCTCGCGAGGGCGCCTGGTCGGCGCGCTCTTGCTCGGGCCGAAGCGCTCGCAGGAATCGTATGCGCCCGACGAATCCGATGCGATCGAGGACTTAGCGCACCACGTCGGTGGTGTTTTGGACGTTTTGGGCCACTCCGCGCCGTCCGGCGACGACCCCGTCTTGGCCGAACTCAAAGCCATGCGTCGAGCCATCGCCGATGGATTTTCGTCACTCCGATCCGAACTCGAACGCAGTTAG
- a CDS encoding helicase-related protein, protein MRGEAAPAKTGELAQFLDRAFAKSSEYLRDRYATIGDATAFHTKIAGVSFEGRQDVLAGLREGVELELRREPENAHDPNAIAVFYGNLQLGFIKRAIAKHIAPVIDGGEPYRARIASLTGGGAEKNRGVNIYVERDVRATIAARDRSSSPVRERLQGDEERIVAALIGNARPHDAQRAVLDRVEAGKNTLAVLGTGRGKSFCFQYVAARRALAEGAKTLVIYPLRALANDQYEGLIRKLDPLGLRVYKANGSIGNDERDELFEALREGAWDLVLATPEFLEFHREAFTGRSTPGLVVVDEAHHLFESRHRPAYAQLRATIASLGRPQVLALTATADDEPFRKIVDDLEISAWVIDPTVRENLHVVDARGRKDKTDYLVDLFARDDKGIVYTNSRSEAQSVAETLRKKIGDEVMFYHGGMPTPDRHDVERFFREGGLRVVVATSAFGEGIDLPDVRHVVLFHLNFDFAEFNQQAGRAGRDGEYAEIHLLYGEGDRRLNEFLIDLDAPSLPKLREIYRGLKGLSRGAIRLSYADIAATLDIDKVRDKTIGAAVRIFQDSGLAEIGEDDDGRYVALLPVDGRVDMEQNERFAEGEATRESFAEFAKVALGHPAETLERIINRPIYPGRIELLR, encoded by the coding sequence TTGCGGGGGGAAGCGGCGCCTGCAAAGACCGGCGAGCTCGCGCAGTTTTTAGATCGGGCGTTTGCAAAGAGCTCCGAATATCTGCGCGACCGGTACGCCACCATCGGCGATGCGACGGCGTTTCATACCAAGATCGCGGGCGTGTCGTTCGAGGGCCGGCAAGACGTGCTGGCAGGGTTGCGCGAAGGCGTCGAGCTGGAGCTGCGGCGCGAGCCGGAAAACGCGCACGATCCCAATGCCATTGCCGTCTTTTACGGCAACCTTCAGCTCGGCTTCATCAAGCGCGCGATTGCCAAGCACATCGCGCCGGTCATCGACGGCGGCGAACCGTATCGCGCGCGGATCGCTTCGCTCACCGGGGGCGGTGCCGAAAAAAACCGCGGCGTCAACATCTACGTCGAGCGCGACGTGCGCGCGACGATCGCCGCACGCGATCGCAGTTCGTCACCGGTGCGCGAGCGATTGCAGGGCGATGAGGAGCGCATCGTTGCCGCGCTCATCGGCAACGCGCGGCCGCACGACGCCCAGCGCGCCGTGCTCGATCGCGTCGAAGCCGGCAAGAATACGCTGGCCGTGCTTGGCACCGGTCGCGGAAAATCGTTCTGCTTTCAATACGTCGCCGCACGCCGCGCGCTGGCGGAGGGCGCGAAAACGCTCGTCATCTATCCCCTTCGCGCGCTGGCGAACGACCAGTACGAAGGCTTGATCCGAAAGCTCGATCCGCTCGGCTTACGCGTGTATAAGGCCAACGGATCGATCGGTAACGACGAGCGGGACGAGCTCTTCGAGGCGTTGCGTGAAGGCGCGTGGGATCTCGTACTCGCCACGCCGGAGTTTCTCGAGTTCCATCGCGAGGCGTTTACCGGGCGCAGCACGCCGGGTCTGGTGGTCGTCGACGAGGCGCACCACCTGTTCGAATCGCGTCATCGACCGGCCTACGCGCAGCTGCGCGCGACGATCGCGAGCTTAGGGCGGCCGCAAGTATTGGCGTTGACGGCTACCGCCGACGACGAACCGTTTCGCAAGATCGTCGACGACCTCGAGATTTCCGCGTGGGTCATCGATCCGACCGTGCGCGAAAACCTGCACGTGGTCGACGCACGCGGCCGTAAGGACAAGACCGATTACCTCGTCGACCTTTTCGCGCGTGATGATAAGGGAATAGTGTATACGAACTCGCGGTCTGAAGCGCAGAGCGTCGCCGAAACGCTGCGCAAGAAGATCGGCGACGAAGTGATGTTCTATCACGGCGGGATGCCAACGCCCGATCGTCACGACGTCGAGCGCTTTTTCCGCGAAGGTGGGCTGCGCGTGGTCGTTGCGACGTCGGCTTTCGGTGAAGGCATCGATTTGCCGGACGTGCGCCACGTCGTGCTGTTTCATCTCAACTTCGACTTTGCCGAGTTCAACCAGCAGGCCGGACGTGCCGGGCGCGACGGCGAGTACGCTGAGATACATCTGCTCTACGGCGAGGGCGATCGCCGTCTCAACGAGTTCTTGATCGACCTCGACGCGCCGTCGCTGCCGAAGCTGCGCGAGATCTATCGCGGCCTCAAGGGCCTCTCGCGCGGAGCGATTCGTTTGAGCTACGCCGATATCGCGGCTACGCTGGATATCGATAAAGTGCGCGACAAGACCATCGGCGCCGCGGTTCGGATTTTCCAAGACTCGGGATTGGCCGAAATCGGTGAGGATGACGACGGTCGATATGTTGCGCTGCTGCCCGTTGACGGGCGCGTCGACATGGAGCAAAACGAGCGATTCGCCGAGGGAGAAGCCACGCGCGAGAGCTTCGCGGAGTTTGCCAAAGTCGCGCTCGGCCACCCGGCCGAGACGTTGGAGCGGATTATCAATCGCCCGATCTATCCCGGCCGCATCGAGCTGCTTCGTTAG